The Nitrosomonadales bacterium nucleotide sequence CGCGACAACGCCACCCGCGCGACGCAGCATGCTCAATAAGCCTGCACGCCATACTTGAGCAACAACCTAGGCAGGTGATCGTCCAGGTTCTGGACTTCCTTGTCGCAAAGTTCGATCAGATTAAAACCGTATTTATTGTAAATCTCGATCTTCTGTTTCTTCCTGGCAAGGTACTTGGGATCGTTCTCCAGCCCCCAATATTCCAGATAGACCTTGCCGGTGGGAATGTAGAAATCCGAATAAACATCTTCCTCAATGGGCAGCTTGCGCTCATAGGCATGGACGATCTCGGCCATATAGAGCCAGTTGTCGATCAACATTTCCGCCTTCGACCTGACAAAATGCCCATCGGCAGACCGGTGCTTCGCCTCAAACTTATCTCGGAACCCGATTTCCTCGTCGGTCTTCACAACCTCTTCCGCCTTCTTTTCAGGGGGCTTGCCGGTGATGTGCCCCATCGACTCCAGCAATGCTTTTGAGTTGACGATGGTTTCCGGCCAGCGCACAAAGGGGATGCCTGATTTCTTGTCTTCATCCTGCACACCACCCAGTTTTGCGCCCTGATTGGTCAGCGCCCAGCCCTTAAGACTTTTCTTGATCCAGCCCAGCTCTGAAAGGATGTAGTTGGCTTTGGTCGCACTCAATTCAAAATGCTTGCCTATGGCTGTCGCGGTGATGAGCGCTTCATTGATGGTCAGATTCAGGTCTACGTTGCTCGGCCATGCGATATACGGGCCATACTGTTTACTCTCTTTGACAATGCCGCCTTTCTTCCTGCCTTCCTCGGTCAGTTCCCATGCGCCATCGCTTTGATTGATCAGCCCAAGCGTTGCCAATTGCGCAAAAAGCTCCTTCGGCTGCATGGCAAATTTCTCTGCAAGTTTTGTGGTTGAGAGATAAGTAGTTTCCTGCATATAAACTCCCCGAGTATTTTTGTTTATTTCAGTACAAACACAATGAAGGAATTGCCCACAGACTCGCCATTCGTTTCAACAGAAATTTTCGATGCTGCCCCCACTAGTTGCAATGTGGATTGCCTCACTGCGCTCCTTCCACCAGCGCGATTTCTTCGTCGGTCAAGCCATAGAGTTGATACACCAACTGGTCGATCTGATTGTCGGTCGCGGCGATCTGGCGTTGCAGCAGGTTGGATTCATGCGGGGTTTTCGCGGCGGCGAGTTGCGGGTGCAGGGCGAGCATTTTTTCGACGAGAGCGACTGCGTGGTCATGAGTGGATCGGTCTTGGATGTTGGTGAAATCAATGGCACGGACAGGAAGCTGCTCGATGAATCGCTTGCCGTAAGACCAATAACCGCCACGGAACGGGCTGCTGACGCTATGCAATATATAGTCCAATAAGCGGGAATTGAGCAACGCCTGCAAGTAATGCAACGAGTGCTGATCTGCGGCGTCTTTCCAGCGCACGCCGTAATAAGGG carries:
- a CDS encoding glycerol kinase; the protein is MQETTYLSTTKLAEKFAMQPKELFAQLATLGLINQSDGAWELTEEGRKKGGIVKESKQYGPYIAWPSNVDLNLTINEALITATAIGKHFELSATKANYILSELGWIKKSLKGWALTNQGAKLGGVQDEDKKSGIPFVRWPETIVNSKALLESMGHITGKPPEKKAEEVVKTDEEIGFRDKFEAKHRSADGHFVRSKAEMLIDNWLYMAEIVHAYERKLPIEEDVYSDFYIPTGKVYLEYWGLENDPKYLARKKQKIEIYNKYGFNLIELCDKEVQNLDDHLPRLLLKYGVQAY